The Rhodospirillales bacterium genome includes the window ACGGAAATGGAGGCCGGGCAAATGGACGTGGTCAACAGCGATATTCTTTCCGTATTGCAAGGAAAGCCTGGTTTGAAGCTTGAAATCACCGGGTTTGCCGAGGATCAGCCGGGCGGACAAGGCGCAACCGATAAATTGGCCATGGCGCGTGCCAGTGCCATACGCAACTATCTTTTGAATCGGTCGATCGCGCCGGGCCGCTTGACGGTCAGGGCCAAAGGGGACGACACTGGAATTGAACCGCGTGACCGTGTGGAAGTGTATTTCAGCCGATGAAAAAACGACTGCTTCTTGTCCTGATTGCTGTGACCATCCTTCTGACCGGCGCCGCCCATGCCGCCGACAAGACGGAATACCTGCCCGCGACGCTGGATAACGTTTCAAGCCTTCTGTTCAAGAAAAAGATACTCAAGACTGACGATCCCGCGGCGATGGAGGAATATATTCGTATCCACAATTGCGGCCTTTACGAACAATACGGGCGCGACGAATTCGCGTGGAACCGTATCCGTGACGCAATGGGGCGCGATCTGGAATTGCGCCTTCAGGACATTCCGGACGGGCTGGAAATTGCCAACGAAATCAGCGTCGATGATTACGATTTAGGGTCTGGCACCTTCCCGATCAGTAATCTGACCAAAATGACCAATGTCGGGCAGATCGCCCTGATCGCCCAGTCGTCTGGGCAATATTTCCCGTGCAAGAGTAACGAGAAAAACTATCAGCCTTTTGTGCCGCGGATGCACCCACTCAACCTAACCTTACGCCTTGATACGCCGGTGGATATGACATCGTTCCCGGTCAATCGCAAACTGGCGGACGCTTTGGTTAACGATATGGCGAACAGGAAGGACACCAACAATCCACGCACCGTCCTTGTGGTCATGGACGTGCGCATGAACGGCCTCGATCCGATGAGCGTGTCGCAAAACCCGTCCAACCGCACCGCGCTGGGCCAGATCGACGATCTGCGTATTTACGAGGGTCCTAGACGCCAGATGCTGCTTTATCACAAGGACTACGCAGCCCGGCGGGCGAAAGACGGCAGTAACTGACCTGCGCCGCCACGCCCATGACCTTGAACAATCCGCCCATGCCCTTGGCGTCTGTCAGCCGCGCGACCCCG containing:
- a CDS encoding DUF4852 domain-containing protein; its protein translation is MKKRLLLVLIAVTILLTGAAHAADKTEYLPATLDNVSSLLFKKKILKTDDPAAMEEYIRIHNCGLYEQYGRDEFAWNRIRDAMGRDLELRLQDIPDGLEIANEISVDDYDLGSGTFPISNLTKMTNVGQIALIAQSSGQYFPCKSNEKNYQPFVPRMHPLNLTLRLDTPVDMTSFPVNRKLADALVNDMANRKDTNNPRTVLVVMDVRMNGLDPMSVSQNPSNRTALGQIDDLRIYEGPRRQMLLYHKDYAARRAKDGSN